The following proteins are co-located in the Phragmites australis chromosome 10, lpPhrAust1.1, whole genome shotgun sequence genome:
- the LOC133931005 gene encoding cytochrome P450 88A1-like: protein MGEGPALWAAAAVVLGAVVLDRVVRRLHGWYREAPLGPRRRARLPPGEMGWPAVGAMWAFLRAFKSGKPDAFIGCYIRRFGRTGVYRAFMFSSPTILVCTPDACKQVLMDDDAFVTGWPKATVALIGPKSFIAMPYDEHRRLRKLTATPINGFDALTAYLPFIDCTVTSSLRAWSDASAAGGEVEFLTELRRMTFQIIVQIFLGGADDATTRALERSYTELNYGMRAMAINLPGFAYRRALRARRKLVSVLQGVLDERRAATSKEFTRSSSVDMMDRLIEVEDEGGRRLDDDEIIDILIMYLNAGHESSGHITMWATVFLQENPEIFAKAKAEQEEIMRSIPPTQQGLTLRDFRKMEYLSQVIDETLRFVNISFVSFRQATRDVFVNGYLIPKGWKVQLWYRSVHMDPQVYHDPKKFNPSRWEGHSPRAGTFLPFGLGARLCPGNDLAKLEISVFLHHFLLCYKLTRTNPNCPVRYLPHPRPVDNCLAKITKVPDI from the exons atgggTGAGGGCCCGGCGCTGTGGGCCGCGGCGGCCGTGGTGCTCGGCGCCGTGGTCCTCGACCGCGTCGTACGGAGGCTCCACGGTTGGTACAGGGAGGCGCCGCTGGGCCCCCGCAGGCGAGCGCGGCTGCCGCCGGGGGAGATGGGGTGGCCCGCAGTCGGCGCCATGTGGGCCTTCCTCCGCGCCTTCAAGTCCGGCAAACCCGACGCCTTCATCGGCTGCTACATCCGACG GTTCGGTCGCACGGGCGTGTACCGGGCGTTCATGTTCAGCAGCCCGACGATCCTGGTGTGCACCCCGGACGCGTGCAAGCAGGTGCTCATGGACGACGACGCCTTCGTCACCGGCTGGCCCAAGGCCACCGTCGCGCTCATCGGCCCCAAGTCCTTCATCGCCATGCCCTACGACGAGCACCGCCGCCTGCGCAAGCTCACCGCCACGCCCATCAACGGCTTCGACGCGCTCACCGCCTACCTGCCCTTCATCGACTGCACCGTCACCTCGTCGCTGCGCGCCTGgtccgacgcctctgccgctggCGGGGAGGTCGAGTTCCTGACGGAGCTCCGGCGCATGACGTTCCAGATCATCGTGCAGATCTTCCTCGGCGGCGCGGACGACGCCACCACGCGCGCGCTGGAGCGGAGCTACACGGAGCTCAACTACGGCATGCGCGCCATGGCCATCAACCTCCCCGGCTTCGCATACCGCCGGGCGCTCAGGGCGCGCAGGAAGCTGGTGTCGGTGCTGCAGGGCGTGCTGGACGAGAGGCGGGCGGCGACGTCCAAGGAGTTCACGAGGTCCAGCAGCGTGGACATGATGGACCGGCTGATCGAGGTGGAGGACGAGGGCGGCCGGAGGCTGGACGAcgacgagatcatcgacatcctCATCATGTACCTCAACGCCGGACACGAGTCCTCCGGCCACATCACCATGTGGGCCACCGTGTTCTTGCAAGAGAACCCAGAAATCTTTGCAAAGGCAAAG GCCGAGCAGGAGGAGATCATGAGGAGCATTCCACCGACGCAGCAGGGGCTGACCCTGAGGGACTTCAGGAAGATGGAGTACCTCTCACAG GTGATCGATGAGACGCTGCGTTTTGTCAACATCTCGTTCGTGTCGTTCCGTCAGGCGACGAGAGATGTCTTTGTGAACG GCTACCTGATACCAAAGGGTTGGAAGGTTCAGCTGTGGTACAGGAGCGTGCACATGGACCCTCAAGTTTACCATGACCCCAAGAAGTTCAACCCATCCAGATGGGAG GGGCATTCGCCGAGAGCCGGCACATTCCTTCCCTTTGGACTTGGCGCGAGGCTGTGCCCTGGGAATGATCTCGCAAAGCTGGAGATCTCTGTCTTCCTGCACCATTTCCTCCTTTGTTACAA GCTGACAAGGACGAACCCAAACTGCCCGGTCAGGTACCTGCCTCACCCTAGGCCGGTGGATAACTGCTTGGCGAAGATCACCAAAGTTCCAGACATCTAA
- the LOC133931007 gene encoding pentatricopeptide repeat-containing protein At4g02750-like isoform X1, translated as MPSPTPGLPRLRLAAGHASPRRLLLQSLAVVVTSGLSSSHPGLASRLLNSLLPHVPGRRLPALLRLLPRDHLTLLLLSSPNRHFHSLPAASALHALALASGHLPSDLRLSNSLLSLYLYLGSPASARRLLADIPRPDTVTWNTLLRACLRMGLFPAASRLFDEMPERDVVSYNTMLSGYAAEGDMVSARKLFDEMPERDVVTWNSMLAGYTRRGDMESANKMFDEMPVRDVVSWNSMLDGYAQAGDVTMSRVVFDGMPRRNIVSWNVILALYAKVKDWHECLRLFDAMMAVAENTPNEKTFVSVLTACGNLGDLERGKWVHGLARERWERLVPDVLLCTALLTMYAKCGVMETAREIFDSMSEKSVPSWNSMIIGYGLHGHSEKALELFLEMEKSGPRPNETTFICILSSCAHGGLVLEGWWCFDRMVRFYNIEPKAEHFGCMMDLLGRAGLLKDSEKLIKNLQGKVSPALWGTLISASRTQNNSKLGEFVGKKLIEMKPTEVGPYVLLSNIYAAEGRWDDVEKVREMMKEKGVEKDAGLSLVGKRSFAWSLMEASNETVKESGLGN; from the coding sequence ATGCCTTCCCCAACACCGGGCCTCCCACgcctccgcctcgccgccggccatgcCTCTCCCCGGCGCCTGCTTCTCCAATCCCTGGCCGTCGTTGTCACCTCCGGCCTCTCCTCCTCGCACCCGGGCCTCGCCTCCCGCCTCCTCAACTCCCTCCTCCCGCACGtccccggccgccgcctccccgctctcctccgcctcctcccgcgcgaCCACCtcacgctcctcctcctctcctcccccaacCGCCACTTCCACTCCCTACCCGCCGCCTCCGCGCTCcacgccctcgccctcgcctcTGGCCACCTCCCCTCCGATCTCCGCCTCTCCAACTCCCTCCTCTCGCTCTACCTCTACCTCGGATCCCCAGCCTCTgcgcgccgcctcctcgccgacATCCCCCGCCCCGACACCGTCACCTGGAATACCCTCCTCCGCGCCTGCCTCCGCATGGGCCTCTTCCCCGCCGCAAGCCGcctgttcgacgaaatgccggAGCGGGACGTCGTCTCGTACAATACCATGCTGTCCGGGTACGCGGCTGAGGGGGACATGGTCAGCGCCAGGAAACTTTTCGATGAAATGCCGGAGAGGGACGTGGTTACATGGAACTCGATGCTTGCCGGGTATACTCGGCGTGGGGATATGGAGAGCGCCAACAAGATGTTTGATGAAATGCCAGTTAGGGATGTTGTGTCATGGAACTCGATGTTGGATGGGTACGCCCAGGCCGGGGATGTCACAATGTCAAGGGTGGTTTTTGATGGCATGCCAAGGAGAAACATAGTGTCGTGGAATGTCATTCTTGCGTTATACGCAAAGGTGAAGGATTGGCATGAGTGTTTGAGGTTGTTTGATGCGATGATGGCAGTGGCGGAAAATACACCAAATGAGAAGACATTTGTGAGCGTCTTGACAGCCTGTGGGAACCTGGGTGATCTTGAGAGGGGGAAGTGGGTTCATGGCTTGGCTCGTGAGAGGTGGGAGAGACTAGTGCCAGACGTACTACTTTGCACAGCACTGTTGACAATGTATGCCAAGTGCGGGGTGATGGAGACTGCAAGGGAGATCTTTGATTCGATGAGCGAAAAGAGTGTCCCATCATGGAACTCAATGATCATTGGCTATGGGTTGCATGGGCACAGCGAGAAGGCTCTTGAGTTGTTcttggagatggagaagagtGGGCCTCGGCCAAATGAGACAACTTTCATCTGCATCTTGAGCTCGTGTGCTCACGGTGGTTTGGTGCTTGAAGGCTGGTGGTGTTTCGACAGGATGGTCAGGTTCTACAATATTGAGCCCAAGGCTGAGCACTTTGGCTGTATGATGGACCTCCTTGGTCGTGCTGGGCTGCTCAAAGACTCGGAGAAGCTCATCAAGAATTTGCAGGGGAAGGTATCGCCTGCATTATGGGGCACCCTAATATCAGCCTCTCGAACTCAGAACAACTCCAAACTTGGAGAGTTTGTCGGGAAGAAGCTGATCGAAATGAAGCCAACAGAGGTCGGCCCATACGTGCTTCTGTCAAACATTTATGCTGCGGAAGGAAGATGGGACGATGTTGAAAAAGTAAGGGAGATGATGAAGGAGAAAGGGGTGGAAAAAGATGCAGGGCTGAGCCTTGTAGGCAAAAGAAGTTTTGCTTGGAGCTTGATGGAAGCAAGCAATGAAACAGTCAAAGAAAGTGGTCTGGGTAACTGA
- the LOC133931007 gene encoding haloacid dehalogenase-like hydrolase domain-containing protein Sgpp isoform X2, whose translation MGHKIRGDETQIPWIETPPYKTTSTHGRNERRGHRFPKKSHLSAVSSRVRSPLSPPPTRIDRVLMAAPTPNGNPTVSSLTTTVPVEAVLFDIDGTLCDSDPLHHVAFQEMLLEIGYNNGVPIDDEFFIKNIAGRSDVEAAQNLFPDWELEKGLKFLEEKEAKYRSLAKERLEPVKGLGKVVQWVKDHGYKCAAVTNAPRINAELMISLLGLSDFFQAVIVGGECEKPKPAPYPYLKAIKELQVSAEHTFIFEDSASGIRAGVAAGIPVIGVATRNPEKSLLEAGATLLIKDYEDPKLWAALEEIDGMEAKLKKGSV comes from the exons ATGGGCCACAAAATCAGGGGCGACGAGACCCAAATTCCCTGGATCGAAACGCCTCCCTATAAAACCACAAGCACTCACGGGAGAAACGAAAGAAGAGGTCACAGATTCCCCAAGAAAAGCCATCTGTCCGCCGTCTCCTCGAGAGTTCGCTCACCTCTCTCGCCTCCACCTACTCGGATCGATCGCGTGCTCATGGCGGCGCCTACTCCCAATGGCAATCCCACTGTCAG TTCTCTCACAACAACTGTTCCTGTTGAGGCGGTTCTATTTGACATTGATGGCACCCTGTGTGATTCAGACCCTCTTCATCATGTGGCTTTCCAAGAAATGCTTCTTGAG ATAGGGTACAACAATGGTGTGCCAATAGATGATGAGttcttcataaaaaatattgctGGAAGGAGTGATGTTGAAGCTGCCCAGAATTTATTCCCAGATTGGGAGCTTGAGAAGGGGCTGAAATTCTTAGAGGAAAAGGAAGCTAAATACAGAAG TTTGGCAAAAGAGCGCTTGGAACCTGTAAAAGGCCTTGGGAAAGTGGTTCAGTGGGTTAAAGACCACGGCTACAAGTGTGCAGCGGTAACCAATGCCCCCAGGATCAATGCAGAGCTCATGATCTCCCTTCTTGGCCTGTCAGATTTTTTCCAGGCTGTTATTGTCGGAGGTGAATGTGAGAAGCCAAAGCCTGCCCCGTACCCTTACCTGAAGGCCATCAAGGAGCTTCAGGTGTCTGCAGAGCACACCTTCATCTTTGAG GATTCTGCTTCAGGCATACGTGCTGGCGTCGCAGCAGGGATACCTGTCATCGGCGTTGCAACGAGGAACCCAGAGAAATCCCTACTGGAAGCAGGAGCAACCTTGCTCATCAAGGACTATGAGGATCCCAAGCTCTGGGCTGCACTTGAAGAGATAGATGGAATGGAAGCTAAGCTAAAGAAGGGCAGCGTTTGA
- the LOC133931008 gene encoding haloacid dehalogenase-like hydrolase domain-containing protein Sgpp, with protein sequence MESSIGRVAPLEAVLFDIDGTMCVSDPFHHRAFSELLLKVGYNDGVPITPEFGMKHMAGRSNGQIGDFLFPDWDKDKIDGFFREKEAMFAKYATEGLTEIAGLTRLCRWAEERGLKRAAVTNAPRANAALMISILGLSDFFQLIVTGEDCDRSKPFPDPYLSALTLLGASPDHTVIFEDSTIGVQAGVAAGMPVIAIADESREGKLIATGAALVIRDYRDAKLWAALDKLDAKADAAEINGVTQNGD encoded by the exons ATGGAAAG TTCGATTGGCAGGGTCGCTCCTCTGGAAGCCGTCCTGTTCGACATCGATGGAACAATGTGCGTCTCCGACCCCTTCCATCACAGAGCATTCTCCGAGCTGCTCCTCAAGGTTGGCTACAACGACGGCGTCCCGATCACGCCGGAGTTCGGCATGAAGCACATGGCCGGCCGGAGCAACGGGCAGATCGGCGACTTCCTCTTCCCAGACTGGGACAAAGACAAAATCGACGGCTTCTTCAGGGAAAAGGAGGCGATGTTTGCCAAGTACGCCACCGAGGGGCTCACGGAGATCGCCGGACTGACCCGGCTCTGCCGGTGGGCCGAAGAGCGCGGGCTCAAGCGCGCGGCCGTGACCAATGCGCCGAGGGCCAACGCCGCGCTCATGATCTCCATCCTCGGCCTGTCGGACTTCTTCCAGCTCATCGTCACCGGCGAGGACTGTGACCGCTCCAAGCCGTTCCCCGACCCCTACCTCAGCGCTCTCACCCTGCTCGGTGCCTCGCCTGACCACACCGTCATCTTTGAGGACTCAACGATCGGGGTGCAGGCCGGCGTTGCTGCCGGGATGCCCGTGATTGCGATCGCCGATGAGAGCCGAGAGGGCAAGCTCATCGCCACCGGCGCAGCACTCGTCATCAGGGACTACCGAGACGCCAAGCTCTGGGCGGCATTGGACAAACTGGATGCCAAAGCTGACGCTGCCGAGATCAATGGAGTAACACAGAACGGTGACTGA